In Candidatus Leptovillus gracilis, one DNA window encodes the following:
- a CDS encoding response regulator transcription factor produces MELLEVLVANPAATNSDLAQRLHVSENAVKKYLKEIYRAVGAQNRSECLVMLLQTGVVVVQDELTVQVSKTEVSGQRQTTYTGGMARAKQRELGWAGQDGTLPKQGDYV; encoded by the coding sequence ATGGAGCTGTTAGAGGTTCTGGTTGCTAATCCCGCGGCTACGAACAGCGACCTGGCGCAGCGTCTGCATGTGAGCGAAAACGCGGTAAAGAAATATTTGAAGGAGATTTATCGCGCTGTCGGGGCGCAGAATCGCAGCGAATGTTTGGTTATGCTTCTCCAGACTGGCGTCGTCGTGGTGCAGGATGAGCTAACGGTTCAGGTGTCAAAGACCGAGGTATCGGGGCAACGTCAGACGACTTATACTGGTGGCATGGCAAGGGCGAAACAGAGAGAATTGGGGTGGGCAGGGCAAGATGGTACTTTGCCTAAACAGGGTGATTATGTATAA